A single genomic interval of Armatimonadota bacterium harbors:
- a CDS encoding alpha/beta fold hydrolase — protein MNAKPKRRRILVWLQYAIAGFCSVTVGGVSLIVWQALHPARFAMSANPGDDGIAFEDVSFPSRDGFTLSGWWAPANTPVGTVILCHGYPADRRDVFPVIPFLHKAGFNVLAFDFRRLGKSGGGMSTIGLREPRDLEGAVDYAAKRSDRPITAMGWSMGAAACIMAAAADKRIVAVIADSPYTSLDVQTVRRFGGGPFGRLCGGYAAWLGEIILREHLSDASPLDSARRLGGRPLFLIHSRNDRLIPMRDSERIFAAVNGPRELWITGASGHIRSYGECTVEYRKRVLRFLHSAVGKAVSR, from the coding sequence ATGAACGCGAAACCGAAACGGAGGCGCATACTGGTGTGGCTGCAGTATGCCATCGCGGGGTTCTGTTCTGTCACGGTTGGAGGTGTAAGCCTCATCGTCTGGCAGGCGCTTCACCCTGCGCGATTCGCCATGAGTGCGAATCCGGGGGACGATGGCATTGCCTTTGAGGACGTTTCGTTTCCGTCGCGCGACGGTTTCACGCTTTCCGGGTGGTGGGCGCCGGCAAACACACCCGTCGGCACGGTGATCCTGTGCCATGGATATCCCGCCGACCGCCGCGACGTGTTTCCGGTGATCCCGTTCCTTCACAAAGCCGGTTTCAATGTGCTGGCGTTCGATTTTCGGCGGCTCGGCAAGAGCGGCGGCGGGATGAGTACCATCGGCCTGCGCGAGCCCCGCGATCTGGAGGGCGCCGTCGACTACGCGGCGAAACGCTCCGACAGGCCGATCACGGCGATGGGCTGGTCCATGGGCGCGGCGGCCTGCATCATGGCCGCGGCCGCGGACAAGCGGATCGTCGCTGTGATCGCCGACAGCCCCTACACATCGCTCGACGTGCAGACGGTGCGGCGCTTCGGAGGCGGCCCGTTCGGCAGGCTCTGCGGGGGCTACGCGGCCTGGCTGGGCGAGATCATTCTGAGGGAACACCTGAGCGATGCCTCTCCGCTTGATTCCGCGAGGCGCCTTGGGGGCCGGCCCTTGTTCCTCATCCACAGCCGGAACGACCGTCTGATACCCATGAGGGACAGCGAGAGGATTTTTGCGGCGGTGAACGGACCCCGGGAATTGTGGATTACCGGGGCGTCCGGTCACATTCGGTCCTACGGGGAATGCACCGTGGAATATCGGAAGCGGGTGCTGCGGTTTCTCCACTCCGCCGTTGGAAAAGCCGTTTCGCGGTAA
- a CDS encoding YidC/Oxa1 family membrane protein insertase — MQVRKLSGRWPVLFLAGALALLSAGCNRVSTETATAEFAKAEQAKANGQYTDALKSYQTAANGTVAQPGRPPIPTEQLQADLAEFALAQAQREVKAADALVAQGRSQPDYSRAEPFSTAAITAFTALAQAHSTKTINVSPTDTLKVTDWLGFSTQPKAGSPLDVAARMAPGTKLPAIAPVSPAEALASLNAGKQAEQRGDAAAALDDYARAAPVDFADQPQALANTGRLALAAKRYDLALQALKTLVEKYPERQVSTGAVDERVVKDWIGTPADHKGDFLAAEALADQINRGKIAYKTMDALVALTGRNPWYSAALALLIFTVVIKVAMTPLTNIQFNSTRKMTAIQPKMKALQEQCKDKPEELNKRMMALYKEEGVNPVGCGATMLIQFPILIALYSVIRLYNFQFRDAYFLWVNPHTASLAPGIIGANLAQPDMILLGLYAVSMFLSQKLTVMPAQDEQQRQQQMMMAYMMPIMFLFVLKTFPSAFVLYWLLFNFFTTWQQWHLLKKNPIPVASPVTSSGSPGSNGTSQTARPQRSPEDAPKPGPKQTPPKRKK; from the coding sequence ATGCAAGTTCGCAAGTTATCCGGCCGATGGCCGGTCCTGTTCCTCGCAGGCGCATTAGCTCTGCTTTCCGCAGGGTGCAATCGCGTTTCCACCGAGACGGCGACGGCCGAGTTCGCCAAGGCCGAGCAGGCAAAGGCGAACGGTCAGTACACCGACGCGCTGAAATCCTATCAGACGGCGGCAAACGGCACCGTGGCCCAGCCCGGCCGGCCCCCGATACCGACCGAGCAGCTGCAGGCCGATCTCGCTGAGTTCGCATTGGCGCAGGCGCAGCGTGAGGTCAAGGCCGCCGACGCGCTTGTGGCGCAGGGCCGCTCTCAGCCGGATTACAGCCGGGCGGAGCCGTTTTCCACGGCCGCCATCACGGCGTTCACCGCCCTGGCCCAGGCGCATTCCACGAAGACGATCAACGTTTCGCCCACGGACACACTCAAAGTCACCGACTGGCTGGGCTTCTCGACGCAGCCCAAGGCGGGCAGTCCGCTGGATGTCGCCGCCAGGATGGCCCCTGGGACGAAACTGCCCGCGATCGCTCCCGTGAGCCCCGCCGAGGCGCTGGCATCCCTCAACGCCGGCAAACAGGCGGAACAGCGCGGAGACGCGGCCGCCGCGCTCGACGATTACGCTCGGGCCGCTCCGGTCGATTTCGCGGACCAGCCACAGGCGCTGGCAAACACCGGCAGGCTGGCTCTCGCCGCCAAACGGTACGACCTCGCCCTGCAGGCGCTGAAAACGCTCGTTGAGAAATACCCGGAGCGGCAAGTCAGCACCGGCGCCGTGGACGAACGCGTCGTGAAGGACTGGATCGGAACGCCGGCGGATCACAAGGGCGATTTCCTCGCCGCCGAGGCATTGGCCGACCAGATCAACAGGGGCAAGATCGCGTATAAAACGATGGACGCCCTCGTAGCCCTCACGGGGCGCAACCCCTGGTATTCGGCTGCGCTGGCCCTGCTGATTTTCACCGTAGTCATCAAGGTCGCGATGACTCCGCTGACGAACATCCAGTTCAACTCGACGCGCAAAATGACGGCGATCCAGCCGAAGATGAAGGCGCTGCAGGAACAATGCAAGGACAAGCCCGAGGAACTGAATAAGCGGATGATGGCGCTCTACAAGGAAGAAGGCGTCAATCCCGTGGGCTGCGGCGCGACGATGCTGATCCAGTTCCCAATCCTCATCGCGTTGTACTCGGTCATCCGCCTCTACAACTTCCAGTTCCGCGACGCATACTTCCTCTGGGTCAACCCGCACACGGCATCTCTGGCGCCCGGGATCATCGGTGCGAACCTTGCACAGCCGGACATGATTCTGCTGGGACTCTATGCGGTGAGCATGTTCCTCAGCCAGAAGCTGACGGTGATGCCCGCGCAGGATGAACAGCAGCGCCAGCAGCAGATGATGATGGCGTATATGATGCCCATCATGTTCCTGTTTGTGCTGAAGACATTCCCTTCCGCGTTTGTGCTGTACTGGCTGCTCTTCAACTTCTTCACGACGTGGCAGCAGTGGCACCTTCTGAAGAAGAACCCGATTCCCGTGGCATCCCCGGTGACGTCATCCGGCTCCCCGGGCAGCAATGGGACAAGCCAGACGGCCAGGCCGCAGAGGTCGCCCGAAGACGCTCCCAAACCCGGGCCGAAGCAGACGCCGCCCAAGCGGAAGAAATGA
- the jag gene encoding RNA-binding cell elongation regulator Jag/EloR: MTETETQDGPAVNAGETAVNIAQKLLDTGHLDAKAILVSQDEDSVELVLEGPDAPALIGKQGATLNALQYLVGLMLAREIHQRLRVTVDAESYRARRAETLIKMAKDLAAQVREHNQEAVMDPLNAAERRIVHTALVEEPGISTYSEGEDPDRRVVISPKA, from the coding sequence ATGACCGAAACCGAAACCCAGGATGGCCCGGCCGTTAACGCCGGCGAAACCGCTGTCAATATTGCGCAAAAGCTCCTAGATACGGGCCACCTCGACGCCAAAGCCATCCTCGTGAGCCAGGATGAGGACTCCGTCGAGCTCGTTCTGGAAGGCCCGGACGCCCCAGCGTTGATCGGCAAGCAGGGCGCGACGCTCAACGCGCTGCAATATCTTGTGGGCCTGATGCTGGCGCGCGAGATCCATCAGCGGCTGCGCGTGACGGTGGACGCTGAGAGTTACCGCGCCCGCCGCGCGGAAACGTTGATCAAAATGGCCAAGGACCTCGCCGCCCAGGTACGCGAGCACAACCAGGAGGCCGTGATGGACCCGCTGAACGCCGCCGAGCGCCGGATCGTCCATACGGCGCTCGTGGAAGAGCCGGGCATCAGCACGTACTCCGAGGGAGAGGACCCCGATCGCCGCGTGGTCATTTCTCCAAAGGCGTAG
- the mazG gene encoding nucleoside triphosphate pyrophosphohydrolase, with amino-acid sequence MESTLEPREITILGLGPGALNAMSVGAYRAIQQAGRVLVRTARHPAVDELRAEGIVVDSLDHLYDGAADFEEVYEAVVEAVLTRAQAETGLLYAVPGHPLFGERTVSLLMARADAMGLSIRLLPSPSFVDAVLEGARETADTDLIVLDAHCLDTSKLDAAIPTVVYQVHDQATASEAKLVLMERYPDEHAILIVREGRPAVAVPLWQMDRHEFDHLTSVYLPPVPDDLRKPTWDDLVRVISRLRAPGGCPWDMEQTHESLKRNMLEEAYEVVEAIEHDDPGKLEEELGDLMMQPILHSVIAREDGFFTIDDVIAGITTKLIRRHPHVFGSLDVEDSAEVLRNWEAIKSAEPANAHRTSAVDGVPHTMPALMRAMDISRKAVKVGFEWPDAEAVLDKVQEEIEELRAELKANDTARATDELGDLLFALVNVARWLKIDPEEALRTMVDRFIGRFRAMEAMATADKRELKSLSPEEWDTYWELAKAL; translated from the coding sequence ATGGAGAGCACATTGGAACCCCGTGAGATAACCATCCTTGGTCTCGGGCCCGGCGCTCTGAACGCGATGAGCGTGGGCGCCTACCGCGCCATCCAGCAGGCCGGGCGCGTGCTTGTCCGAACCGCGCGGCACCCCGCCGTGGACGAACTCCGCGCCGAAGGCATCGTTGTTGACTCCCTGGACCACCTCTACGATGGCGCCGCCGACTTCGAGGAGGTCTATGAAGCAGTCGTTGAAGCCGTTCTGACGCGGGCTCAGGCCGAAACCGGTCTCCTCTATGCGGTGCCCGGCCACCCGCTTTTCGGCGAGCGGACGGTCTCGCTCTTGATGGCGCGAGCGGACGCCATGGGATTGTCGATCCGTTTGCTCCCCTCCCCGAGTTTCGTGGACGCAGTGCTTGAGGGCGCGCGGGAGACGGCGGACACAGACCTCATCGTCCTTGACGCGCATTGCCTCGATACGAGCAAACTGGACGCGGCGATCCCGACGGTGGTCTACCAGGTCCACGACCAGGCGACGGCGTCCGAAGCCAAACTCGTTCTCATGGAGCGCTACCCCGACGAGCATGCGATTCTGATCGTTCGCGAAGGCCGCCCGGCCGTGGCGGTTCCGCTATGGCAGATGGATCGCCACGAATTCGACCACCTCACCAGCGTTTATCTTCCCCCTGTTCCGGACGACCTGCGCAAACCGACCTGGGACGACCTCGTGCGCGTTATCTCCCGCCTGCGGGCGCCCGGCGGCTGCCCCTGGGACATGGAACAGACGCACGAGAGCCTCAAGCGCAACATGCTGGAAGAAGCCTACGAGGTGGTTGAGGCCATCGAGCACGACGACCCCGGCAAACTCGAGGAGGAACTGGGCGATCTGATGATGCAGCCCATCCTCCACTCCGTGATCGCGCGCGAGGATGGCTTCTTCACGATCGACGATGTGATCGCCGGCATCACCACCAAACTCATCCGCCGCCACCCCCATGTATTCGGCTCGCTGGACGTCGAGGACTCCGCCGAGGTTCTCCGCAACTGGGAGGCGATCAAGAGCGCGGAACCCGCCAACGCGCACCGCACGTCGGCTGTGGATGGGGTCCCGCACACCATGCCCGCCCTGATGCGCGCCATGGACATCAGCAGGAAAGCGGTAAAGGTCGGCTTTGAGTGGCCCGACGCCGAGGCCGTTCTGGACAAGGTGCAGGAGGAAATCGAAGAACTCCGCGCCGAGCTCAAGGCGAACGACACGGCCCGGGCGACCGACGAACTGGGCGACCTGCTTTTCGCGCTGGTGAACGTCGCCCGATGGCTCAAGATCGATCCCGAGGAAGCCCTGCGCACGATGGTGGACCGTTTCATCGGCCGTTTCCGGGCGATGGAAGCGATGGCCACCGCGGACAAGCGCGAACTCAAATCCCTCTCCCCCGAGGAGTGGGATACCTATTGGGAACTGGCCAAAGCCCTCTGA
- the yidD gene encoding membrane protein insertion efficiency factor YidD — MTHAPHHPSWGQRAALWTIRRYQAVSRFTPPTCRFTPTCSEYTLIAVERYGVPRGIWMGIRRISRCHPFHAGGHDPVP; from the coding sequence GTGACACACGCTCCACACCACCCATCATGGGGACAGCGTGCCGCTCTCTGGACAATTCGGCGATATCAGGCGGTTTCCCGTTTTACGCCGCCCACGTGCAGGTTCACACCCACTTGCAGCGAATATACGCTCATTGCGGTCGAGCGTTACGGAGTGCCCCGGGGCATCTGGATGGGCATCCGCCGCATTAGCCGCTGCCACCCCTTTCACGCTGGCGGCCACGACCCGGTACCATAA
- the rpmH gene encoding 50S ribosomal protein L34, translating to MKRTYQPNRRHRKTTHGFLVRMATSDGRNVLKRRRAKGRWKLSVSVGKALKY from the coding sequence ATGAAACGAACATATCAGCCGAATCGGCGGCACCGCAAGACCACCCACGGCTTCCTCGTGCGCATGGCTACTTCCGATGGCCGCAACGTGCTCAAACGCCGCCGCGCGAAGGGGCGCTGGAAGCTGTCCGTGAGCGTTGGCAAGGCTCTCAAGTACTAG
- the rnpA gene encoding ribonuclease P protein component, which produces MLARERRLRAGRDWDALFRGGFGVGGPLLSLRVLATPGRRRAGVSVGKKVGGAVTRNLVKRRIRALLLEVWDQLPQADIGVLVRAPAAAAEFADLQSALSELAGRAAGKIEGGGR; this is translated from the coding sequence GTGCTCGCTCGTGAGAGACGACTTCGGGCCGGCCGCGACTGGGATGCGCTGTTTCGCGGCGGATTTGGCGTGGGCGGCCCGCTTCTGTCACTGCGCGTTCTGGCAACGCCGGGACGACGGCGCGCGGGCGTCAGCGTTGGCAAGAAGGTGGGCGGCGCTGTCACACGCAACCTGGTGAAGCGGCGGATACGCGCGCTTCTGCTCGAAGTGTGGGACCAGCTGCCCCAGGCTGATATCGGCGTGCTCGTGAGGGCCCCGGCGGCCGCAGCCGAATTCGCCGATCTGCAGTCTGCTCTGTCGGAACTCGCGGGCCGGGCCGCCGGCAAGATCGAGGGGGGCGGGCGGTGA
- a CDS encoding DUF488 family protein yields the protein MVKLKRIYESPAPDDGVRILIDRLWPRGVSRETAALDDWDREIAPSPDLRKAFSHDPEHWVAFRAGYFAELQANRDAVERLLRFAREGTLTLLYAAKDPVYNHAQVLKEYLDGQMDAGAAS from the coding sequence ATGGTAAAACTGAAACGGATCTATGAATCGCCCGCGCCGGACGACGGCGTGCGAATCCTCATCGACCGGCTGTGGCCGCGCGGTGTGTCCCGGGAAACGGCGGCGCTTGACGACTGGGACCGTGAAATTGCGCCCAGCCCGGACTTGCGAAAGGCATTCAGCCACGATCCGGAGCACTGGGTGGCGTTCCGGGCGGGGTACTTTGCGGAGCTCCAGGCGAACCGAGATGCGGTCGAGCGTCTTCTCCGGTTCGCCCGGGAAGGCACGCTCACGTTGCTGTACGCGGCGAAAGACCCCGTCTACAACCACGCGCAGGTCCTGAAGGAGTACCTTGATGGACAGATGGACGCGGGTGCCGCCTCTTAG
- a CDS encoding sugar-binding protein, with protein sequence MRILIALTLVASTAWAAPLPFLNTGGKPYTEAVFRRDQKVRWAGAAWTVTDAEGKTVASGRPGGALPTSRFGAYRVATAGRPSVFYAVAPDVRSAAANRSAFGMGAYFSMRYSPQDQKRCAALLVRMGAVSSRDELNWDLVEPQPGNWTWGNCDAGVGIQHDFGIEPLGLLCYWGKYVKDRPERSESLVAHSPEAVAAYAEYCRRCVRRYKPGGELARLRGWKDGWGIRHWEVWNEPATFWTGTPEQFGNLLKAGYQAIKREDPRAIVHFSNVGKEWDAKALRVAGKSFDGLTPHYYCPPRSPDDADMDRQMRETVKEYAARGLKRNLWVSEVGWDSTSDREQQVRQAQDLVRAYAMALDAGMQRVFWYNFRNDGDEGPGGQIPWFGVINRDCTPRISYAAYAAMVARLQGLKPAGRANLGAAVKAILFTARGGTTAVLWADKQRGSLEPIRGAIWYDLMGNAQSGRIPLNDWPVYVVAPGKPAAWLRERLRAAAIKGIAPVVVKPFQFLSDGDHRTVSVDLRNQSSREATVKLTASQGHVQVVLAPGERRRVSLPVSKAGPALGCVVTQGGAARRWRISLAGTPSTVIPFGEREAPIYDQLWALTPKWTMATAEHNAGIMPWSPKDLSVVAQFQYDESGLWMRFIVADNVFHQTQRGRDIWQEDSVQVSLQADGSKAAVRHAFGFALTPDGPKAFRYAGPGGWLGTLDVRRRGTETTYDVRVPWSDLAPLKPLPGQRFLMDFMVNDNDGFGRRGWLEWTPGIGTGDDPSKWMEWSLGTPGPAPTRT encoded by the coding sequence TTGCGCATTCTCATAGCATTGACCCTTGTGGCCTCAACGGCCTGGGCGGCGCCGCTGCCGTTCCTGAACACGGGCGGCAAACCGTACACCGAGGCTGTCTTCCGGCGGGACCAGAAGGTCAGATGGGCCGGCGCCGCCTGGACAGTGACCGACGCCGAAGGCAAGACCGTCGCATCCGGCCGGCCAGGCGGCGCTCTGCCGACCTCGCGATTTGGAGCGTACCGGGTTGCCACGGCCGGGCGGCCGTCGGTGTTCTATGCGGTGGCGCCGGACGTGCGGTCCGCCGCGGCGAACCGCTCCGCGTTCGGGATGGGCGCCTATTTCAGCATGCGCTACTCGCCCCAGGACCAGAAGCGGTGCGCCGCACTGCTCGTCCGAATGGGCGCCGTCTCCAGCCGCGACGAGTTGAACTGGGACCTCGTCGAGCCCCAACCGGGCAATTGGACCTGGGGAAATTGCGACGCCGGGGTGGGCATCCAGCACGACTTCGGCATCGAACCGCTCGGGCTTCTCTGCTACTGGGGGAAGTATGTCAAGGACCGCCCGGAGCGCTCCGAATCGCTGGTCGCGCACAGTCCCGAAGCGGTCGCGGCGTATGCGGAATACTGCCGGCGCTGCGTTCGGCGGTATAAGCCTGGAGGTGAACTCGCCCGTCTGCGCGGCTGGAAGGATGGGTGGGGGATCCGGCACTGGGAAGTGTGGAATGAGCCCGCGACCTTCTGGACGGGAACGCCGGAGCAGTTCGGAAACCTCCTGAAGGCGGGCTACCAGGCGATCAAGAGAGAGGACCCCAGGGCCATCGTCCACTTTTCCAACGTCGGAAAGGAGTGGGACGCCAAGGCCTTAAGGGTCGCCGGCAAGTCGTTCGACGGCCTCACGCCGCACTACTACTGCCCGCCGCGCAGCCCGGACGACGCCGACATGGATCGGCAGATGCGCGAGACGGTCAAGGAGTACGCAGCGCGCGGGCTCAAGCGCAACCTCTGGGTGAGCGAAGTGGGCTGGGACTCCACGAGCGATCGCGAGCAACAGGTTCGGCAGGCGCAGGATCTCGTGCGCGCGTACGCGATGGCGCTCGATGCGGGCATGCAGCGCGTCTTCTGGTATAACTTTCGTAACGACGGCGATGAAGGCCCGGGCGGACAGATCCCGTGGTTTGGCGTGATCAACCGTGACTGCACACCGAGGATCTCGTACGCTGCTTACGCGGCAATGGTCGCCCGGCTTCAGGGCCTGAAACCCGCCGGCCGGGCCAATCTGGGGGCGGCCGTGAAGGCGATTTTGTTCACCGCCAGGGGTGGCACAACGGCCGTGCTCTGGGCGGACAAGCAGCGCGGCTCCCTGGAACCCATCCGCGGCGCCATATGGTACGACCTGATGGGGAACGCTCAATCCGGCCGAATCCCGCTGAACGACTGGCCCGTTTATGTCGTCGCGCCGGGGAAGCCTGCCGCGTGGCTGCGGGAAAGGCTCCGTGCCGCCGCCATCAAGGGCATCGCACCGGTAGTGGTCAAGCCGTTCCAATTCCTCTCGGACGGGGATCATCGCACCGTGTCTGTCGATCTACGCAACCAGAGCTCGCGGGAAGCCACCGTAAAGCTCACGGCATCGCAAGGGCATGTGCAGGTCGTCCTCGCGCCCGGCGAGCGCCGGCGCGTTAGCCTGCCGGTCTCGAAGGCAGGGCCGGCCCTCGGGTGTGTCGTGACGCAGGGGGGCGCGGCCCGCCGGTGGCGCATATCCCTCGCCGGTACGCCGTCCACGGTCATCCCGTTCGGGGAGCGCGAGGCCCCAATCTATGACCAGCTTTGGGCGCTCACCCCGAAATGGACGATGGCCACCGCCGAACACAACGCGGGTATCATGCCTTGGTCGCCAAAGGACCTGAGCGTTGTGGCGCAATTCCAATATGACGAATCCGGCCTGTGGATGCGCTTCATCGTCGCGGACAACGTTTTCCATCAGACTCAGCGCGGGCGCGATATCTGGCAGGAAGACAGCGTCCAGGTGAGCTTACAAGCCGATGGGTCCAAAGCGGCGGTGCGCCATGCATTCGGCTTTGCGCTCACACCGGACGGCCCCAAAGCGTTCCGGTACGCGGGGCCGGGCGGATGGCTCGGCACCCTCGACGTGCGGCGGCGCGGCACGGAAACGACGTACGACGTCCGCGTCCCGTGGTCGGACCTGGCGCCGTTGAAGCCCCTGCCCGGGCAGCGGTTCCTGATGGACTTCATGGTCAACGACAATGACGGCTTCGGACGACGGGGCTGGCTGGAATGGACCCCCGGCATCGGCACAGGTGACGATCCGTCGAAATGGATGGAATGGAGCCTGGGAACGCCGGGACCGGCGCCGACCAGGACGTGA